Within Sorangiineae bacterium MSr11367, the genomic segment GGGAACGCCGTGCTCCGGCTCGTTTCCAATCCAGAAATATGGCGTATTGTGCCCTTCGTTCACGCGCGTGAAGTGATGGTTCAATCGCTGCACGGCCGTCTCGGGGCCACCCATCAAATCGATGAGCGACGCGAAGTTGTACGTGATCATCCACGTGTACTGCGCGGCGCTTCCCTCGGTGTAGTCCGAGTCGCTGCCCGGATTGAGCGGCAGCTTCCAGCTCTTGTCCGAGTTGCGCGTGTTGATGTAGCTCGACTCGGTGCTGAAGACGTTGAACCACCACTGCGCACGGGAAATATGCGTGTTGTACAGGTTCGAATCACCCAGCGACTTGGCGAACGTGGCCACCGCGAAGTCCGACGCGGAGTACTCCAGCGAGTCCGACGCATTGCCGGCGATGAATCCGTTTTGCACCAGCTCGGCCTGGCGCCCGCGGATCGCGCTTCCCTGCATGGTGCCGCCGTTGGAGGCTTTGGCCATGAGCGCGAGCGCGGCCGCCGTATCGAAGTTGCGCGCGCCGAAGGCGTAGGCGCTGGCCACGATGATGGGGCCGGGGTCGCCGGTCATGATGAAGTCTTCGACGGTTTGGTTCGACCACTTGGGCAACAATCCGCCCTGCTGACCATCGAGGACCATCGATTTGACGACGTCGTTCATCACGTCGGGCGCCACGAGGCCCATCAGCGCCGCCCACGAACGGTAGATGTCCCATCCAGAGTAGTTCTGATAGACGGTCATCCCGCTCGCCGTGTGCACGGCGTTGTCGAAGCCTTTGTATTGGCCATTCACGTCGCTGGAGACGCTGGGGCTCTGGAAGACGTGGTAGAGCGCCGTGTAGAATTTCTGCAGATCGTCGTTCGATCCGCCGCTCACCTGAATGCGGTTGAGGAGGTTGTTCCACGCGGTATCCGCATTGGTGCGGACGGCGTTGAAGTCCCAATTCGGAATCTCGGTGTTGAGATTCTGCTGCGCATTGGCCGTGCTCACGAAGGAGATGGCCACCTTGAATTGCACCGTGGCCGCGCTGCTCGTGTCGAAGGTGACGTAGGCGCCGGTGTTGGTGCCCGAGGTGCTGGCCGATCCCGCGGAGACCGTGCCACCGTTCCAGGTGCCGAACCCAGTGGGCGCGCGATCGAATTGGATGGCGAAATAGATGGGGAACGTGTGGCCCGAGCCGCAGAAGTTGCCCGAGGTGACTTGGCCGGTGACCGTGCTGCCCGAGATGTTCACCGCGCCGCTGCGGCTTCCCGTGGCCGAGCGGCTCGTGTTGACCAAGAGGCGCGCCTGGTTGGTCGCGGGGAAGGTCAGCTTTCCGAAGCCCGTGCGCGTCGAGGCCGTGATCTCGACATTGGTCGAATACTTGTCCAGTCGTGTCTTGTAGTAGCCGGGGGCGGCGGCTTCGTTGGCCTTGGTGTAGCCGGACGCATAACTCGTCCAGTTGGTGCCGGGCGACGTCGAGACGGCACCGGTAATCGGTAGTATCTGGATGTCTTGGTTGTTGTCACAGCCCGCCCCTGCAAAGTGCGTGAGGCTGAAGTCTTGAATCGACGTATCCGAATAACGGTATCCGGTGGCCGATCCCACCCGCGTGTCGGGGCTGAACTGCACCATGCCAAACGGCATCGCAGGGCCGGGGTAATCGTTGCCGGTGGACTCGCCGGAGGTCGGCGGCAGGGGCGTCGTTCCCGGATCCGTGCCGATGAAGGGATTCACGTATTGGGTGAGGTTGACCGCCGCCACGTCGGCCGATGCCGAAGCGGTACTTTGCGGCCCATCGTTCGGGGCATCGTCGCCCGCGGAGCAGGCGGGGACACACGCGGCCAGCAGGGCTGCTGACAACGTTGTCCTGCTGAAAGGAAGATTCGGCATTGGCTGGTCCCTTTCCGAAGTTCCGCAACGGCCGAGCTCACGAAGACAACGTTGTCATCTTGGTCCGGTTCGATGCGGGAGCGTCGGGCCCAGCGATACGTCGATGCGGACGCCGCGGTCAACGCTCTTCGACATGTCGCAAAGCGTCATGCATCCCATCGAGAAAAAGACGCCAATGCTGTTCTTTCTTGAAAATAAGAGACACCCACGTCGATCCCGTGGAGCGCCATCCGTCGTGCCCCTCGAAGTGCCCAACCAAAAGGAGAAAAACCGATGCGCTACATCTGCCTGATTTACAGCGACGAAGCCTCATTCGAGAAAATGAGCCCGGAGGAGCAGGGCAAGCTTTACGCGGAGTACGAAGCATTCCGAAACGAGCTCGCCGCGGCGGGCAACGTGAAGCTTGCGGGCGACCAGCTCAAGCCGGCGCACACCGCCACCAGCGTTCGCGTGCGCCATGGCAAAGTTCAGACGACGGATGGGCCGTTCGCGGAGACCAAAGAGCAGCTTGGCGGGTATTACATCTTGGAATGCAAAAACCTCGACGAAGCCCTGAAATGGGCCGCCAAGATCCCGAGCGCGAAGGACGGCACCATCGAAGTGCGCCCCATCGTCGATCTTCCATGAGCTCGGCGCCATCATGTTGACGTCGTGAGCACCGACGAGAGCATGACGGCCGCGGTCGAGCGCGTTTTCCGGGAAGAAG encodes:
- a CDS encoding GH92 family glycosyl hydrolase — encoded protein: MPNLPFSRTTLSAALLAACVPACSAGDDAPNDGPQSTASASADVAAVNLTQYVNPFIGTDPGTTPLPPTSGESTGNDYPGPAMPFGMVQFSPDTRVGSATGYRYSDTSIQDFSLTHFAGAGCDNNQDIQILPITGAVSTSPGTNWTSYASGYTKANEAAAPGYYKTRLDKYSTNVEITASTRTGFGKLTFPATNQARLLVNTSRSATGSRSGAVNISGSTVTGQVTSGNFCGSGHTFPIYFAIQFDRAPTGFGTWNGGTVSAGSASTSGTNTGAYVTFDTSSAATVQFKVAISFVSTANAQQNLNTEIPNWDFNAVRTNADTAWNNLLNRIQVSGGSNDDLQKFYTALYHVFQSPSVSSDVNGQYKGFDNAVHTASGMTVYQNYSGWDIYRSWAALMGLVAPDVMNDVVKSMVLDGQQGGLLPKWSNQTVEDFIMTGDPGPIIVASAYAFGARNFDTAAALALMAKASNGGTMQGSAIRGRQAELVQNGFIAGNASDSLEYSASDFAVATFAKSLGDSNLYNTHISRAQWWFNVFSTESSYINTRNSDKSWKLPLNPGSDSDYTEGSAAQYTWMITYNFASLIDLMGGPETAVQRLNHHFTRVNEGHNTPYFWIGNEPEHGVPWAYNFARYPAGASSAVRRIMSEAFHTGAGGLPGNDDLGATSAWYIWAALGMYPAIPGADVLALHGPTFNSITIQRAAGNIQINGGGASQYVQGMQLNGAAQNRSYLRYSDIASGGTISYTMGTSPSGTWGTGAGDVPPSFNDGWTAPPKALNLGPNLARGKAASGSTPCAAAESADKAFDGALVNNSKWCSTQANSFLQVDLGSAQNVSSVVIKHSGLGGETTGWNTGGFNIQTSLDNANWTTVATVTGNRSSRTFHPFAARQARYVRLNVTTPENTGGTAARIYEFEVYGSAIPTGAVTGLASKCVDVNQSSQTNGTKVQLYDCNTSGAQQWSLPGDGTARALGKCLDVTTSGTANGTKVQLWDCNASGAQQWVAGANGSLRNPQSGRCLDVPNGATENGTQLQIYDCNGSAPQQWALPH
- a CDS encoding YciI family protein — translated: MRYICLIYSDEASFEKMSPEEQGKLYAEYEAFRNELAAAGNVKLAGDQLKPAHTATSVRVRHGKVQTTDGPFAETKEQLGGYYILECKNLDEALKWAAKIPSAKDGTIEVRPIVDLP